In one window of Miscanthus floridulus cultivar M001 chromosome 12, ASM1932011v1, whole genome shotgun sequence DNA:
- the LOC136497424 gene encoding probable cinnamyl alcohol dehydrogenase 5 isoform X2 — MAPVEAEQHPRRSLALAAHNASGRLSPTRISRRDTGDDDVAIQILYCGICHSDLHTIKNEWKNANYPVVPGHEITGLITEVGKNVKKFNVGDNIGVGCMVNTCQSCESCEEGHENYCSKIIFTYNSYDRDGTVTYGGYSDMVVVNERFVIRFPDGMPLDKGAPLLCAGITVYNPMKYHGLNEPGKHIGVVGLGGLGHVAVKFAKAFGMRVTVISTSPEKREEAMETLGADAFVVSSDANQMKAVKGTMHGILNTASASMSMYSYLALLKPHGKMILLGLPEKPLQISAFSLVAEKKKMAIPIHLAQWYSDDLQWRWMMRNVARQDSGRELHGEHQGHAGDDGLSSQARADSGHRADRH, encoded by the exons ATGGCACCGGTGGAGGCGGAGCAGCACCCGCGGAGGTCGCTGGCGCTCGCGGCGCACAACGCGTCCGGCCGCCTCTCCCCCACCCGCATCTCGCGAAG GGACACTGGAGATGACGATGTTGCCATACAGATACTGTACTGCGGGATATGCCACTCTGACCTGCACACCATCAAGAATGAGTGGAAGAACGCCAACTACCCTGTTGTCCCTGG GCATGAGATCACCGGACTGATCACTGAGGTTGGCAAGAATGTGAAGAAGTTCAACGTTGGAGACAATATTGGCGTCGGGTGCATGGTCAACACTTGCCAGTCCTGCGAGAGCTGTGAGGAAGGACACGAGAACTACTGCTCCAAGATCATCTTCACCTACAACTCCTATGATAGGGACGGCACCGTCACCTACGGTGGCTACTCTGACATGGTCGTCGTGAATGAGCGCTTTGTCATCCGGTTCCCTGATGGCATGCCCCTTGACAAAGGAGCGCCACTGCTCTGTGCTGGGATAACCGTGTACAACCCCATGAAGTACCATGGGCTAAACGAGCCAGGCAAGCACATTGGCGTGGTTGGACTTGGGGGGCTTGGGCATGTCGCCGTGAAGTTTGCAAAGGCATTCGGGATGAGGGTGACAGTGATCAGCACGTCCCCGGAGAAGAGGGAGGAGGCTATGGAGACGCTTGGTGCAGACGCCTTTGTTGTTAGCAGTGATGCTAATCAGATGAAG GCTGTGAAGGGCACAATGCATGGCATTCTAAACACGGCCTCTGCAAGCATGTCCATGTACTCTTACCTTGCTCTCCTCAAGCCCCACGGCAAGATGATCTTGCTTGGCCTGCCTGAGAAGCCTCTGCAGATCTCTGCCTTCTCTTTGGTTGCTG aaaaaaaaaagatggcaATACCCATACATCTTGCACAATGGTACTCTGATGATCTTCAATGGAGGTGGATGATGAGAAATGTTGCGAGGCAAGACTCTGGGCGGGAGCTGCATGGGGAGCATCAGGGACACGCAGGAGATGATGGACTTAGCAGCCAAGCACGGGCTGACAGCGGACATCGAGCTGATCGGCACTGA
- the LOC136497426 gene encoding zinc transporter 3-like, translated as MAMGAVKHTLKVFPWLLLFAQLAVATTSKCTNATNGTETDSLGAMKLKLIAIASILTAGAAGVLVPVLGRSMAALHPDGDIFFAVKAFAAGVILATGMVHILPAAFDGLTSPCLYKGGSGGNIFPFAGLIAMSAAMATMVIDSLAAGYYRRSHFKKARPIDNLEIHEQPGDEERTGHAQHVHVHTHATHGHSHGEADVISSPEEASIADTIRHRVVSQVLELGILVHSVIIGVSLGASVRPSTIRPLVGALSFHQFFEGIGLGGCIVQANFKLRATVMMAIFFSLTAPIGIALGIAISSSYNGHSTTAFIVEGVFNSASAGILIYMSLVDLLATDFNKPKLQTNTKLQLMTYLALFLGAGMMSMLAIWA; from the exons ATGGCTATGGGGGCTGTGAAGCATACCTTGAAAGTGTTTCCATGGCTCCTACTCTTCGCACAATTGGCTGTGGCCACCACCTCCAAGTGCACAAATGCCACAAATGGGACTGAGACTGACAGCCTGGGTGCAATGAAGCTGAAGCTGATTGCCATTGCATCCATCCTCACAGCTGGAGCAGCTGGTGTGCTGGTGCCAGTACTTGGCCGCTCCATGGCCGCGCTACATCCTGATGGTGACATCTTTTTCGCTGTCAAGGCATTTGCAGCTGGTGTCATCCTGGCCACAGGCATGGTCCACATTCTGCCAGCAGCATTTGATGGGCTGACATCCCCATGCCTCTACAAAGGTGGCAGTGGTGGGAACATTTTCCCCTTTGCAGGCCTCATTGCAATGTCTGCTGCAATGGCCACAATGGTGATAGACTCACTAGCTGCCGGATACTACCGCCGGTCTCACTTCAAGAAGGCACGGCCAATCGACAACCTAGAGATCCATGAACAACCGGGAGATGAGGAGAGGACTGGGCATGCACAACATGTGCATGTGCACACCCATGCAACACATGGGCATTCACACGGAGAGGCGGATGTCATCAGTTCACCAGAGGAGGCTTCAATAGCTGATACAATCCGGCACAGGGTGGTATCTCAG GTCCTTGAGCTTGGAATCTTGGTGCATTCAGTGATAATTGGAGTGTCCTTAGGTGCATCTGTGAGGCCATCCACCATCAGGCCTCTTGTTGGTGCCCTTAGCTTCCATCAATTCTTTGAAGGCATTGGCTTGGGTGGTTGCATTGTGCAG GCAAATTTCAAGTTGAGGGCTACCGTCATGATGGCAATTTTTTTCTCCCTGACGGCACCCATTGGCATTGCATTAGGGATTGCAATTTCATCTAGCTACAATGGCCATAGCACTACAGCCTTCATTGTTGAAGGAGTGTTCAACTCAGCCTCAGCAGGAATTTTGATCTACATGTCATTAGTCGATCTTCTGGCCACAGATTTCAATAAACCCAAACTACAGACGAATACAAAGCTTCAGCTGATGACATACCTTGCACTTTTCTTAGGTGCAGGGATGATGTCCATGCTTGCTATATGGGCATAG
- the LOC136497420 gene encoding coatomer subunit epsilon-1-like, with protein MASPDLLFNLRNLFYLGAYQAAINNSDVPGLDADAAAERDAIVFRSYIALGSYQLVISEIDSSAATSLQAVKLLALYLTGDKEGAISSLKEWLSDSAIGSNPVLRLIAGIIFMHEQDYNEALKHTHSGGTLDLHALNVQIFIKMHRSDYAEKQLKVMQQIDEDHTLTQLANAWLGIAVGGSKIREAYLIFQDFAEKYPMTGMVLNGKAVCCMHMGSFEEAETLLLEALNKDAKDPETLANLIVCNLHLGKPSSRFLSQLKLSHPDHVLVKNAASSEATFERALQAVA; from the exons ATGGCCTCCCCCGACCTGCTCTTCAATCTGCGGAACCTCTTCTACCTGGGCGCCTACCAGGCGGCCATCAACAACAGCGACGTCCCGGGcctcgacgccgacgccgccgccgagcGCGACGCCATCGTCTTCCGCTCCTACATCGCCCTCGGCTCCTACCAG CTGGTGATCAGCGAGATCGATTCGTCGGCCGCGACCTCGCTGCAGGCCGTGAAGCTGCTCGCGCTGTACCTCACCGGGGACAAG GAAGGTGCTATCTCCAGTCTCAAGGAATGGTTGAGCGATTCAGCAATTGGAAGCAATCCTGTTTTGCGATTGATTGCTGGAATTATATTTATGCATGAGCAGGACTACAATGAGGCTCTCAAGCACACACACTCTGGAGGAACTCTGGATTT GCATGCATTGAATGTCCAGATCTTCATCAAGATGCATCGTTCAGACTATGCTGAGAAGCAGTTGAAGGTCATGCaacaaattgatgaagaccatacACTCACACAACTTGCAAACGCATGGCTTGGCATTGCTGTT GGTGGCTCTAAGATCCGTGAAGCTTATCTCATATTCCAAGACTTCGCTGAAAAGTACCCAATGACAGGGATGGTTCTAAATGGGAAGGCAGTCTGCTGTATGCACATGGGAAGCTTTGAGGAGGCCGAGACTCTATTGCTTGAAGCGCTGAACAAG GATGCAAAGGATCCTGAAACTCTTGCCAATCTAATTGTATGTAATCTCCACCTTGGCAAACCATCATCACGGTTCCTCAG CCAGCTGAAGCTATCGCATCCTGATCATGTGCTCGTTAAGAACGCAGCATCATCAGAAGCGACCTTCGAGAGGGCCCTCCAAGCCGTCGCTTGA
- the LOC136497424 gene encoding probable cinnamyl alcohol dehydrogenase 5 isoform X1 yields MAPVEAEQHPRRSLALAAHNASGRLSPTRISRRDTGDDDVAIQILYCGICHSDLHTIKNEWKNANYPVVPGHEITGLITEVGKNVKKFNVGDNIGVGCMVNTCQSCESCEEGHENYCSKIIFTYNSYDRDGTVTYGGYSDMVVVNERFVIRFPDGMPLDKGAPLLCAGITVYNPMKYHGLNEPGKHIGVVGLGGLGHVAVKFAKAFGMRVTVISTSPEKREEAMETLGADAFVVSSDANQMKAVKGTMHGILNTASASMSMYSYLALLKPHGKMILLGLPEKPLQISAFSLVADGNTHFQEKKKMAIPIHLAQWYSDDLQWRWMMRNVARQDSGRELHGEHQGHAGDDGLSSQARADSGHRADRH; encoded by the exons ATGGCACCGGTGGAGGCGGAGCAGCACCCGCGGAGGTCGCTGGCGCTCGCGGCGCACAACGCGTCCGGCCGCCTCTCCCCCACCCGCATCTCGCGAAG GGACACTGGAGATGACGATGTTGCCATACAGATACTGTACTGCGGGATATGCCACTCTGACCTGCACACCATCAAGAATGAGTGGAAGAACGCCAACTACCCTGTTGTCCCTGG GCATGAGATCACCGGACTGATCACTGAGGTTGGCAAGAATGTGAAGAAGTTCAACGTTGGAGACAATATTGGCGTCGGGTGCATGGTCAACACTTGCCAGTCCTGCGAGAGCTGTGAGGAAGGACACGAGAACTACTGCTCCAAGATCATCTTCACCTACAACTCCTATGATAGGGACGGCACCGTCACCTACGGTGGCTACTCTGACATGGTCGTCGTGAATGAGCGCTTTGTCATCCGGTTCCCTGATGGCATGCCCCTTGACAAAGGAGCGCCACTGCTCTGTGCTGGGATAACCGTGTACAACCCCATGAAGTACCATGGGCTAAACGAGCCAGGCAAGCACATTGGCGTGGTTGGACTTGGGGGGCTTGGGCATGTCGCCGTGAAGTTTGCAAAGGCATTCGGGATGAGGGTGACAGTGATCAGCACGTCCCCGGAGAAGAGGGAGGAGGCTATGGAGACGCTTGGTGCAGACGCCTTTGTTGTTAGCAGTGATGCTAATCAGATGAAG GCTGTGAAGGGCACAATGCATGGCATTCTAAACACGGCCTCTGCAAGCATGTCCATGTACTCTTACCTTGCTCTCCTCAAGCCCCACGGCAAGATGATCTTGCTTGGCCTGCCTGAGAAGCCTCTGCAGATCTCTGCCTTCTCTTTGGTTGCTG ATGGCAATACCcattttcaagaaaaaaaaaagatggcaATACCCATACATCTTGCACAATGGTACTCTGATGATCTTCAATGGAGGTGGATGATGAGAAATGTTGCGAGGCAAGACTCTGGGCGGGAGCTGCATGGGGAGCATCAGGGACACGCAGGAGATGATGGACTTAGCAGCCAAGCACGGGCTGACAGCGGACATCGAGCTGATCGGCACTGA
- the LOC136497424 gene encoding cinnamyl alcohol dehydrogenase 7-like isoform X4, giving the protein MAPVEAEQHPRRSLALAAHNASGRLSPTRISRRDTGDDDVAIQILYCGICHSDLHTIKNEWKNANYPVVPGHEITGLITEVGKNVKKFNVGDNIGVGCMVNTCQSCESCEEGHENYCSKIIFTYNSYDRDGTVTYGGYSDMVVVNERFVIRFPDGMPLDKGAPLLCAGITVYNPMKYHGLNEPGKHIGVVGLGGLGHVAVKFAKAFGMRVTVISTSPEKREEAMETLGADAFVVSSDANQMKAVKGTMHGILNTASASMSMYSYLALLKPHGKMILLGLPEKPLQISAFSLVAGG; this is encoded by the exons ATGGCACCGGTGGAGGCGGAGCAGCACCCGCGGAGGTCGCTGGCGCTCGCGGCGCACAACGCGTCCGGCCGCCTCTCCCCCACCCGCATCTCGCGAAG GGACACTGGAGATGACGATGTTGCCATACAGATACTGTACTGCGGGATATGCCACTCTGACCTGCACACCATCAAGAATGAGTGGAAGAACGCCAACTACCCTGTTGTCCCTGG GCATGAGATCACCGGACTGATCACTGAGGTTGGCAAGAATGTGAAGAAGTTCAACGTTGGAGACAATATTGGCGTCGGGTGCATGGTCAACACTTGCCAGTCCTGCGAGAGCTGTGAGGAAGGACACGAGAACTACTGCTCCAAGATCATCTTCACCTACAACTCCTATGATAGGGACGGCACCGTCACCTACGGTGGCTACTCTGACATGGTCGTCGTGAATGAGCGCTTTGTCATCCGGTTCCCTGATGGCATGCCCCTTGACAAAGGAGCGCCACTGCTCTGTGCTGGGATAACCGTGTACAACCCCATGAAGTACCATGGGCTAAACGAGCCAGGCAAGCACATTGGCGTGGTTGGACTTGGGGGGCTTGGGCATGTCGCCGTGAAGTTTGCAAAGGCATTCGGGATGAGGGTGACAGTGATCAGCACGTCCCCGGAGAAGAGGGAGGAGGCTATGGAGACGCTTGGTGCAGACGCCTTTGTTGTTAGCAGTGATGCTAATCAGATGAAG GCTGTGAAGGGCACAATGCATGGCATTCTAAACACGGCCTCTGCAAGCATGTCCATGTACTCTTACCTTGCTCTCCTCAAGCCCCACGGCAAGATGATCTTGCTTGGCCTGCCTGAGAAGCCTCTGCAGATCTCTGCCTTCTCTTTGGTTGCTG GTGGATGA
- the LOC136497425 gene encoding uncharacterized protein isoform X2, producing MSGVITKFAVTSMVMWMAPVAIMYGFYYQVFPGVSQMSSSAQTLASGFLAVISVNLVIGFYIFMAMKETPDQEPQPDPTFLANAKASINEPTSSQVSDDSKGKGKVD from the exons ATGTCAGGAGTGATCACAAAGTTTGCGGTTACATCCATGGTGATGTGGATGGCCCCGGTTGCGATCATGTATGGGTTCTACTACCAGGTGTTTCCAG GTGTGAGCCAGATGTCATCCTCGGCACAGACACTCGCCAGCGGGTTCCTGGCTGTCATATCAGTTAATCTGGTGATCGGCTTTTACATATTCATGGCGATGAAGGAGACTCCAGACCAAGAGCCACAGCCAGATCCCACCTTCCTGGCAAACGCCAAAGCGAGTATCAACGAGCCAACATCCTCTCAAGTGAGTGATGATTCCAAGGGGAAGGGAAAGGTCGATTAA
- the LOC136497424 gene encoding cinnamyl alcohol dehydrogenase 7-like isoform X3, giving the protein MAPVEAEQHPRRSLALAAHNASGRLSPTRISRRDTGDDDVAIQILYCGICHSDLHTIKNEWKNANYPVVPGHEITGLITEVGKNVKKFNVGDNIGVGCMVNTCQSCESCEEGHENYCSKIIFTYNSYDRDGTVTYGGYSDMVVVNERFVIRFPDGMPLDKGAPLLCAGITVYNPMKYHGLNEPGKHIGVVGLGGLGHVAVKFAKAFGMRVTVISTSPEKREEAMETLGADAFVVSSDANQMKAVKGTMHGILNTASASMSMYSYLALLKPHGKMILLGLPEKPLQISAFSLVADSGRELHGEHQGHAGDDGLSSQARADSGHRADRH; this is encoded by the exons ATGGCACCGGTGGAGGCGGAGCAGCACCCGCGGAGGTCGCTGGCGCTCGCGGCGCACAACGCGTCCGGCCGCCTCTCCCCCACCCGCATCTCGCGAAG GGACACTGGAGATGACGATGTTGCCATACAGATACTGTACTGCGGGATATGCCACTCTGACCTGCACACCATCAAGAATGAGTGGAAGAACGCCAACTACCCTGTTGTCCCTGG GCATGAGATCACCGGACTGATCACTGAGGTTGGCAAGAATGTGAAGAAGTTCAACGTTGGAGACAATATTGGCGTCGGGTGCATGGTCAACACTTGCCAGTCCTGCGAGAGCTGTGAGGAAGGACACGAGAACTACTGCTCCAAGATCATCTTCACCTACAACTCCTATGATAGGGACGGCACCGTCACCTACGGTGGCTACTCTGACATGGTCGTCGTGAATGAGCGCTTTGTCATCCGGTTCCCTGATGGCATGCCCCTTGACAAAGGAGCGCCACTGCTCTGTGCTGGGATAACCGTGTACAACCCCATGAAGTACCATGGGCTAAACGAGCCAGGCAAGCACATTGGCGTGGTTGGACTTGGGGGGCTTGGGCATGTCGCCGTGAAGTTTGCAAAGGCATTCGGGATGAGGGTGACAGTGATCAGCACGTCCCCGGAGAAGAGGGAGGAGGCTATGGAGACGCTTGGTGCAGACGCCTTTGTTGTTAGCAGTGATGCTAATCAGATGAAG GCTGTGAAGGGCACAATGCATGGCATTCTAAACACGGCCTCTGCAAGCATGTCCATGTACTCTTACCTTGCTCTCCTCAAGCCCCACGGCAAGATGATCTTGCTTGGCCTGCCTGAGAAGCCTCTGCAGATCTCTGCCTTCTCTTTGGTTGCTG ACTCTGGGCGGGAGCTGCATGGGGAGCATCAGGGACACGCAGGAGATGATGGACTTAGCAGCCAAGCACGGGCTGACAGCGGACATCGAGCTGATCGGCACTGA
- the LOC136497425 gene encoding uncharacterized protein isoform X3, which translates to MSGVITKFAVTSMVMWMAPVAIMYGFYYQVFPGVSQMSSSAQTLASGFLAVISVNLVIGFYIFMAMKETPDQEPQPDPTFLANAKASINEPTSSQDYANE; encoded by the exons ATGTCAGGAGTGATCACAAAGTTTGCGGTTACATCCATGGTGATGTGGATGGCCCCGGTTGCGATCATGTATGGGTTCTACTACCAGGTGTTTCCAG GTGTGAGCCAGATGTCATCCTCGGCACAGACACTCGCCAGCGGGTTCCTGGCTGTCATATCAGTTAATCTGGTGATCGGCTTTTACATATTCATGGCGATGAAGGAGACTCCAGACCAAGAGCCACAGCCAGATCCCACCTTCCTGGCAAACGCCAAAGCGAGTATCAACGAGCCAACATCCTCTCAA GATTATGCTAACGAATAA
- the LOC136497421 gene encoding 14 kDa proline-rich protein DC2.15-like: MAAARPLPMPLHGLTHAYINRTPARPVLHHHSLAPVLNLRSKLATSRAAPRAMATTTNRLRIVALLLVAATLLAQAAACSYCPTPKPPPPPPPKVKPPPSSTPCPPPPYSPTPTPSTPTGKCPVDTLKLLACVDALNGLVHAVVGTEASDTCCPLLSGVADLDAALCLCTTIKAKALSISVVLPVAISVLVNECGKHVPSSFTCP, encoded by the coding sequence ATGGCAGCAGCTCGGCCATTGCCGATGCCACTCCACGGCCTCACGCACGCCTATATAAACCGCACCCCAGCCCGCCCTGTGCTTCATCACCACTCGCTCGCACCAGTACTCAACCTGAGAAGCAAGTTAGCTAcaagccgcgccgcgccgcgcgccatGGCCACGACCACGAACCGCCTCCGCATTGTGGCCCTCCTGCTAGTCGCGGCCACGCTGCTCGCGCAGGCCGCGGCCTGCTCCTACTGCCCGACgccgaagccgccgccgccgccgcccccgaaggtgaagccgccgccgtcgtccacgCCGTGCCCTCCCCCGCCCtactcgccgacgccgacgccgtccacgccgacggGCAAGTGCCCCGTGGACACGCTGAAGCTGCTGGCGTGCGTGGACGCGCTCAACGGCCTCGTGCACGCCGTCGTCGGGACCGAGGCCAGCGACACCTGCTGCCCGCTGCTCTCCGGCGTGGCCGACCTCGACGCCGCGCTCTGCCTCTGCACCACCATCAAGGCCAAGGCGCTCAGCATCAGCGTCGTGCTCCCCGTCGCCATCTCCGTGCTCGTCAACGAGTGCGGCAAGCACGTGCCCTCCAGCTTCACTTGCCCGTAA
- the LOC136497425 gene encoding uncharacterized protein isoform X1, with protein MSGVITKFAVTSMVMWMAPVAIMYGFYYQVFPGVSQMSSSAQTLASGFLAVISVNLVIGFYIFMAMKETPDQEPQPDPTFLANAKASINEPTSSQAGEEHYALKHKLTPTF; from the exons ATGTCAGGAGTGATCACAAAGTTTGCGGTTACATCCATGGTGATGTGGATGGCCCCGGTTGCGATCATGTATGGGTTCTACTACCAGGTGTTTCCAG GTGTGAGCCAGATGTCATCCTCGGCACAGACACTCGCCAGCGGGTTCCTGGCTGTCATATCAGTTAATCTGGTGATCGGCTTTTACATATTCATGGCGATGAAGGAGACTCCAGACCAAGAGCCACAGCCAGATCCCACCTTCCTGGCAAACGCCAAAGCGAGTATCAACGAGCCAACATCCTCTCAA GCTGGAGAGGAACATTATGCTCTGAAGCACAAGTTAACACCCACTTTTTAG